The Aspergillus oryzae RIB40 DNA, chromosome 5 genome segment CCCGTCGTCGGAAAGCTTAGTGAAACCTACGAGAACGTACGCTTCATTCAGGTGGACGTCGATAAGAACCGTCAGGTCGCACAAGATATGAAAGTGAGGGCTATGCCGACGTTCATTGTGTTCAAGGATGGCAAGCCCCATGGAGAGCCGATTGTGGGCGGAAACATGAAGGCCCTGGAGGATAGAATCAAAGAAGTTGCTTAGATATTGCATTGAGAGATGGGATCACAACAGCGTTGACGGATAAGCGCATATTGTGCCCCAGGAAATCGCAATGATTACGAACAGTTGATACACCAATGTACCGTATAGACTCCGGTGCCATTGAGAATTGCAAAGATACCCGTTCGGTCATGTTCGGCCTGCACGTTACTCCGTCGTAACTGGCCTGTTTATGTACCGCCATTTCCTCCGCGTCTGTACTATACGGCTCTTTCATTAATATTCCTTTGACTggtacatacgaccatagggttGGaaaacagggcttcccgtccgctaTGCCGTTGGGCATACGGTAAAGTGTCCCGCCAAGTGGAGCACCCTGAATTTCAAATGAGATCTAGCCTTGAATGTGGCCTATCACCGCCGCTCAGTACCCTATGAACTGTTTCTTTGGGAGCAAAAGGGATGAGTCAGTGATTAGAAAGGCAAAACATGAATGAAATAACAATACACGTAATCCTTTTACGGTGGATGTGGAGTGGAAATTTACATATCATGCCCCTTTTTATATTggtcgagaaagagaaaatcagGGAATGGTTTTGACTGTGGGTTGTTCCACGGGCCTCTGTAAGATACCGGTATTCTTAAACCGGTGCAACCTTCgggatgaagacaaagagCATTGCAAATCATGGTTACATGAAAGGGTGAGTTGGACGTGGGCGCTCCACGCAGTCCATAAATGCTCATACAGCCCTTCCCTCTGACTCGCAACACgatctttccctcccccaTTGGCGATCCTCTCAATGTCTCAACAGTGTGAGCCCGCTAAATCTACCCCCAAACTAGGTCCTCTTCTAGTAACGGGGGGTAACGGCTTCATGCGTCTCATATAATCCATAAAATCCTGGGAGGAGACCCCATCTGCGAGGTCCACTCCCTGGACATCAACACAAGTCGCAACCGCCATCCCAATGCGCACTATCACCAGGGAGATATCTCTTGTCTGGCTGACGTACAAC includes the following:
- a CDS encoding thioredoxin family protein (predicted protein), with product MSIELQQLIPNLYSPVIFKALTSSGPVVVDFFATWCGPCKAVAPVVGKLSETYENVRFIQVDVDKNRQVAQDMKVRAMPTFIVFKDGKPHGEPIVGGNMKALEDRIKEVA